Proteins found in one Chondrinema litorale genomic segment:
- a CDS encoding phosphatase PAP2 family protein: MHLDKNYFNHLLKLYTALFAFGLLSLFFIDKGDIVLFINQYHSNFSDVFFKQITNLGNGIFLLLLLLLALLLKDRFSALVVVLASVIHGLAVLVLKRVLFESAPRPTAFFSNTSLLHFVDGVQVHASRSFPSGHTTTAFVIAFCLSLLFQKRLLTYAFLFVALLVAYSRMYLLQHFYIDILFGALVGSASVIISRLIAIQIFQKRYSKEHFSSS; encoded by the coding sequence ATGCATTTAGATAAAAACTATTTCAATCATCTACTGAAGTTATATACTGCTTTATTTGCTTTCGGTTTACTCAGCTTATTTTTTATTGATAAAGGTGATATTGTACTTTTTATCAATCAATATCACAGTAATTTCTCGGATGTTTTTTTTAAGCAAATTACCAATTTAGGAAATGGTATTTTTTTGTTACTGCTGTTGCTTCTTGCTCTACTTTTAAAAGATCGGTTTAGTGCTTTAGTAGTTGTTCTGGCCTCAGTAATACATGGTCTTGCCGTATTAGTTTTAAAAAGAGTTTTATTTGAAAGTGCACCCAGACCAACAGCTTTTTTTAGCAACACATCCTTATTACATTTTGTCGATGGCGTGCAGGTACATGCTTCGAGAAGTTTTCCCTCTGGCCACACGACTACAGCTTTCGTAATTGCATTTTGTTTGTCTTTATTATTTCAAAAACGTTTGTTGACTTACGCATTCTTGTTTGTCGCCTTATTGGTAGCTTATTCCAGAATGTATTTACTTCAACATTTCTATATCGATATACTATTTGGGGCCTTAGTCGGCAGTGCTTCTGTCATTATTTCAAGACTAATTGCCATTCAGATTTTCCAAAAGAGATACTCAAAAGAACATTTTTCTTCATCTTAA
- a CDS encoding PepSY-like domain-containing protein, with protein sequence MFSFLSYAQKEQEEKVPDKVLSAFKSKFPDAKKVEWEMEGENEWEAEFKLNGKKYSSNFSTNGKWMETEYAIKTSEIPENINEILNQNFKDFKIEEAEISETASEKVYEFEIEVDDEEYDVIINSQGKLTKQKESENDDHED encoded by the coding sequence ATGTTTTCCTTTCTATCTTATGCCCAAAAGGAGCAGGAAGAAAAAGTACCAGACAAAGTCTTATCAGCATTTAAATCTAAATTTCCTGATGCTAAAAAAGTTGAGTGGGAGATGGAAGGTGAAAATGAATGGGAAGCAGAGTTTAAGTTAAATGGTAAAAAATACTCGTCCAATTTCAGTACGAATGGTAAATGGATGGAGACGGAATATGCCATTAAAACATCTGAGATACCTGAAAATATTAATGAAATTCTCAATCAGAATTTCAAAGATTTTAAAATAGAAGAAGCTGAAATTTCCGAAACTGCCTCAGAAAAAGTATATGAATTCGAAATTGAAGTAGATGATGAAGAATATGATGTTATTATCAATTCGCAAGGTAAATTGACGAAGCAAAAAGAAAGTGAAAATGATGATCATGAAGATTAA
- a CDS encoding glycosyltransferase family 9 protein produces the protein MQKNLINRIAILLPNKPFFGVMLVQIPLYQHLRVNYPNAEIFAWSPVEEALFFEDIQVLDKVNLVKNKKIQGLIEIRKWKPDILINMRPASEFAHLITLCSNSSVKIGYETKSLFKYFYTFLVTKSHGYIAFRYLNLLRPLKIPIKFNFDAIRKFEGNTSLPHKKSFICLIPVGGEGEHKRWGIENFCRMCQLISQYSPSLHYVFLLGRKESGYVRIIDKMLGKNASTYINANIYEIVKIVSNARVTISNDCGPGHLAQMCEVNYIGLWGWKEDESPFVRMKEWFFSRPNAISILPHEEQKDIKTISPNDVANIAIQFCR, from the coding sequence ATGCAAAAGAACCTAATTAATCGCATAGCTATCTTACTACCCAATAAACCATTTTTTGGTGTAATGCTTGTGCAAATTCCATTGTATCAACATTTAAGAGTGAATTATCCTAATGCTGAAATTTTTGCATGGTCACCAGTAGAAGAAGCATTGTTTTTTGAAGACATTCAGGTTCTAGATAAGGTTAATTTAGTAAAAAATAAAAAAATTCAAGGATTAATCGAGATTAGGAAATGGAAACCAGATATATTAATAAATATGCGTCCTGCATCAGAATTTGCTCATCTTATTACATTATGTAGTAATAGTTCGGTAAAGATAGGTTATGAGACTAAATCTTTATTTAAGTACTTTTATACTTTTTTAGTAACTAAATCACATGGTTATATTGCGTTTAGATATCTCAATCTACTACGACCATTAAAAATTCCGATAAAATTTAATTTTGATGCAATTAGAAAGTTTGAAGGAAACACTTCTTTACCACATAAAAAATCATTCATATGTTTGATACCAGTTGGAGGAGAAGGAGAACACAAGAGATGGGGGATTGAAAATTTTTGTAGAATGTGTCAATTAATATCACAATATTCTCCATCATTACATTATGTATTTCTTTTAGGTAGAAAAGAGAGTGGTTATGTTAGAATCATTGATAAAATGTTAGGGAAAAATGCAAGTACTTATATAAATGCAAATATTTATGAAATTGTAAAAATTGTTTCAAATGCAAGAGTAACTATAAGTAATGATTGTGGTCCTGGTCACTTAGCACAAATGTGTGAGGTAAACTATATTGGATTATGGGGTTGGAAAGAGGATGAGTCCCCATTTGTAAGAATGAAAGAATGGTTTTTTTCTAGACCAAATGCAATCAGTATTTTACCTCATGAAGAACAAAAAGACATAAAAACAATTTCTCCAAACGATGTAGCAAACATAGCTATTCAATTTTGTAGATAA
- a CDS encoding sulfite exporter TauE/SafE family protein, translated as MIIILILIGTILSFWISALCGGGASLILIPILSLSLSSAQVPAALTIGTFTSSISRLMVFRKNIHWQIVGYFVPAAIPTVWLGVWALKYVNPIYLQFFIAIFLLINIRQLFLPKQEINKNEKRHPKYILILIGGLAGFISGVTGAVGLLFNKFYLKYGLSKEGIVATRAANEIILHLIKIILYFSMGLFTFQAFQIGSIVAAGAIISSISVKYILPFLSENVFKKVGYLAMVLSGVILLSTTSNKIIAKDHPQIHFKPFSNSVETQLVWNSSEVSFEFEYNKGLQMEQVIKYEEIPKRLQADINPLINQSDKVYYERVTSIGETFYEVHVMKDNKQQKYNFY; from the coding sequence ATGATTATTATTCTCATTCTTATAGGAACCATATTATCTTTTTGGATAAGTGCATTATGTGGTGGTGGCGCAAGTTTAATATTAATACCAATTTTATCATTAAGTCTTTCAAGTGCACAAGTACCTGCAGCTCTTACTATAGGTACTTTTACAAGTTCGATTTCAAGATTGATGGTTTTTAGAAAAAATATCCATTGGCAAATAGTTGGATATTTTGTGCCTGCAGCTATCCCAACAGTTTGGTTAGGCGTATGGGCGCTCAAATATGTCAATCCGATTTATTTACAATTCTTTATTGCTATTTTTTTATTAATTAATATCAGACAGCTCTTTCTTCCTAAACAGGAAATTAATAAAAATGAAAAAAGGCATCCCAAATATATTTTGATATTAATTGGTGGTTTAGCTGGTTTTATTTCTGGTGTAACAGGGGCAGTAGGATTATTATTCAATAAGTTTTATCTAAAATATGGTCTATCAAAAGAGGGTATTGTTGCTACAAGAGCTGCAAATGAAATTATACTCCACTTAATAAAAATAATACTTTATTTTTCAATGGGCTTATTTACTTTTCAAGCTTTTCAAATTGGATCAATTGTAGCCGCTGGAGCGATTATATCATCCATATCTGTGAAATACATATTGCCCTTTTTAAGTGAAAATGTTTTTAAAAAGGTAGGATATTTAGCAATGGTTTTGTCTGGAGTTATATTGTTATCTACTACCTCCAATAAAATTATTGCTAAAGATCATCCCCAAATTCATTTTAAACCATTTTCAAATAGTGTTGAAACGCAACTAGTCTGGAATTCTTCAGAAGTGTCTTTTGAATTTGAATACAACAAAGGTTTGCAAATGGAGCAAGTAATTAAATATGAAGAGATACCTAAAAGGTTACAGGCTGATATAAACCCTTTAATAAACCAATCTGATAAAGTTTATTATGAAAGAGTTACTAGCATAGGAGAAACATTCTATGAAGTACATGTCATGAAAGATAACAAGCAACAGAAATATAACTTTTATTAA
- a CDS encoding glycosyltransferase family 2 protein, protein MKISIVVTLLNEEDNIFPLVNNVQKAMNGIDYELILVDDGSTDSTVSRIKSLENSRIKLLIFYKNYGQTSAMSAGIEAASGDYIVTMDGDLQNDPSDIPLMLEKLLREEWDVVAGRRLNRKDGMFLRKIPSKIANSLIRKLTDIRINDYGCTLKIFKKEIAKDLGLYGELHRFIPVLAHLQGARIAEMNVKHHPRVHGSSKYGLGRTFKVMSDLMLMVFMKKYLQKPIHLFGPIGFLSFAVGSIINLYLLIAKMAGQDIWGRPLLILGITLLLAGIQFITFGFIMEMNMRTYYESSDKKTYRIREVFIGKENNLSRSTSKVL, encoded by the coding sequence ATGAAAATATCTATTGTAGTCACTCTTTTAAACGAAGAGGACAATATCTTTCCCTTAGTTAACAATGTACAAAAAGCCATGAACGGTATCGATTATGAATTGATATTGGTGGATGATGGCTCAACAGATAGCACGGTTTCCAGAATTAAATCTTTGGAAAATAGCAGAATAAAACTCTTAATCTTTTATAAAAACTACGGTCAAACTTCAGCGATGTCTGCCGGAATTGAAGCCGCCAGCGGAGACTATATAGTGACCATGGATGGCGATTTGCAAAACGACCCAAGCGATATTCCTTTGATGCTCGAAAAGCTTTTAAGAGAAGAATGGGATGTGGTTGCAGGAAGAAGATTAAACAGAAAAGATGGCATGTTTCTTAGAAAAATTCCAAGTAAAATTGCCAACAGCCTCATTAGAAAACTCACCGACATTAGGATAAACGATTATGGTTGTACGCTAAAGATTTTTAAGAAAGAGATTGCCAAAGATCTTGGTTTGTATGGAGAGTTACACCGATTTATTCCAGTATTAGCACACTTACAAGGGGCAAGAATTGCAGAAATGAATGTAAAGCATCACCCAAGAGTACATGGTAGCTCAAAATATGGATTGGGCAGAACGTTTAAAGTGATGAGTGATTTGATGCTGATGGTGTTTATGAAAAAGTATCTGCAAAAGCCCATTCACCTTTTTGGGCCAATTGGATTTCTAAGTTTTGCTGTAGGTAGCATTATCAATTTATACTTGCTAATAGCCAAGATGGCTGGCCAAGATATTTGGGGAAGGCCATTACTAATTCTTGGGATTACCTTGTTATTAGCTGGTATTCAGTTCATTACCTTCGGTTTTATTATGGAGATGAACATGAGAACCTATTACGAGTCTTCAGACAAAAAGACCTATAGAATTAGAGAAGTGTTTATTGGGAAAGAGAATAACCTAAGTAGAAGTACTTCCAAAGTGTTATAG